In Colletotrichum higginsianum IMI 349063 chromosome 3, whole genome shotgun sequence, a genomic segment contains:
- a CDS encoding Histone H4, giving the protein MLLLLNPSTPRLALLHFPRQSSLTARRSSVLHDYSNIYIYQPSARSSTMPPMIPSRGGPSAAKRGIASRVPMGGKSKTILPGAAGAKRHRKIQKDCIKGITKPAIRRLARRGGVKRISATIYDEARGALKSWLEAVLGDCITYTEHRGAKTITIHDVLHALRRRGTPIYGFDPDTWVDPKSRKAAVKQD; this is encoded by the exons ATGCTTCTCCTTCTCAACCCATCGACGCCTCGACTAGCGCTCCTCCACTTCCCACGCCAAAGCTCACTAACAGCCAGGCGGAGCAGCGTGCTACACGACTACAGTAACATCTACATTTACCAACCAAGTGCGCGATCATCCACAATGCCGCCCATGATCCCCTCGCGCGGCGGTCCCAGCGCGGCCAAACGAGGCATTGCGTCCAGAGTGCCCATGGGGGGCAAGTCCAAGACTATCCTTCCCGGCGCGGCAGGTGCCAAGCGACACCG TAAAATACAAAAAGATTGCATCAAGGGCATCA CGAAGCCCGCTATCCG CCGTCTCGCCCGTCGCGGTGGTGTCAAACGTATCTCTGCCACGATCTACGATGAGGCACGCGGTGCTCTCAAGTCATGGCTTGAAGCA GTTCTCGGCGACTGTATCACGTACACTGAACATCGTGGGGCCAAGACAATCACAATCCACGAT GTACTCCACGCTCTCAGACGTAGAGGCACGCCGATTTACGGTTTTGACCCGGATACTTGGGTCGACCCGAAGAGCCGCAAGGCGGCGGTGAAACAGGACTGA
- a CDS encoding 50S ribosomal protein L11 → MSKRGATMADQVVKLIVGAGQASPSPPVGPALGSKGVKSMDFCKEFNARTAHINPGTPTPCRVTVRGDRSFHFEIRTPHTSWLLLNAAEVPPGNKGKRKGASNPGKETVGTVSLKHVYEIAKIKQTEMRLSGLSLESLCRSIIFQAKSIGINVVP, encoded by the exons ATGTCGAAAAGAGGAGCGACTATGGCCGACCAGGTCGTCAAGCTCATCGTGGGCGCCGGCCAGGCGAGCCCAAGTCCACCCGTCGGTCCAGCGCTGGGTAGCAAGGGTGTCAAATCGATGGACTTTTGCAAG GAATTCAATGCAAGAACGGCGCACATCAACCCTGGCACGCCGACGCCTTGTAGAGTTACCGTCCGAGGTGACCGATCATTCCATTTCGAAATTCGGACGCCTCACACGTCGTGGCTCctcctcaacgccgccgaggtgcCCCCGGGGAACAAAGGCAAGCGGAAGGGTGCGAGCAACCCCGGAAAAGAGACGGTCGGAACGGTCAGCTTGAAGCACGTCTACGAAATCGCCAAGATTAAACAAACTGAAATGCGTCTGTCGGGACTGAGCCTGGAGTCGCTCTGCCGGTCTATTATCTTCCAGGCCAAGTCGATTGGCATCAACGTCGTGCCATGA
- a CDS encoding Nitrogen permease reactivator protein, with protein MATPFPARDPHTEASQVPEISRTASDNTNVDKDKMPPQDAPAVRFASSVQEITPTVTTTSPTDTQSPTDAATGASLPEVTPEELRALSKSLQSAPLQQRRMNVFGFEPYSLPASRVCSREDESDNSRLPTPVSSGPRSPRFGPAHPMQSPPLTPAGTDPSDPAAKKKGDQHDDKKPSSSEPSVITPQASSSQDSPPSSARKGLPIRGKSNEEVATRSTSADDRDYDTRSHRKGMFSIGAGGSVPVSRESSPSRASLYYSKPMTPGGDANDPYAAHKRQPPPSHPQRGQIDSRFVFSRRKNKHGSPSGSTSSLGRPSDKRQSGLLGNLKGNGDELQIPHDDSASISGRQGSFADLKRFFKVGGHHKKKREASPSSVRSGARTPPTRGSQHQLPFGDDHGLSSKYGKLGRVLGSGAGGSVRLMKRSDDGVVFAVKEFRPRHSYETEREYVKKLTAEFCVGSTLHHGNVIETLDILQEKGKWYEVMEYAPYDLFACVMTGKMTREEVGCCFLQILNGVTYLHSMGLAHRDMKLDNVVVSEHGIMKIIDFGSAHVFKYPFESDIVLASGIVGSDPYLAPEVYDERKYDPQAVDIWSLAIIFCCMTLRRFPWKVPRMTDNSFKLFAAEPTPGHDPKKLIMPSKSANDLADTPQRDMFEEGKHQTHKHEPKETEGQASQGSSTQAPPNSTRAEGQQTDKKEVIRGPWRILRLLPRESRHIIGRMLEIKVKERATMQEILDEPWVANTVICQQPEPGRVVHAEDHVHTLEPPQPPK; from the exons ATGGCTACCCCGTTTCCCGCCCGCGATCCTCACACGGAGGCATCACAAGTCCCAG AAATCTCCCGCACCGCGTCGGATAACACCAATGTCGACAAAGACAAGATGCCCCCCCAAGATGCGCCCGCAGTCCGCTTCGCTTCTTCCGTTCAGGAAATCACCCCAACCGTCACCACGACATCACCGACAGACACCCAGTCTCCCACTGACGCCGCTACCGGAGCCTCCCTGCCCGAAGTCACGCCCGAGGAGCTCAGAGCCCTTTCCAAATCCCTTCAAAGTGCACCGTTGCAGCAACGCCGGATGAATGTCTTTGGCTTTGAACCATACTCGCTACCTGCTTCTCGT GTTTGCTCTCGAGAAGACGAGTCCGATAATAGCAGATTACCCACACCGGTCTCCAGCGGACCAAGATCACCGCGTTTTGGTCCGGCACATCCGATGCAGTCGCCTCCTCTGACCCCGGCAGGGACCGATCCCTCAGACCCGGCAGcaaagaagaagggagaCCAGCATGACGACAAGAAACCCTCCTCGAGCGAACCCTCGGTCATCACCCCCCAAGCATCTTCCTCCCAGGactcgccgccatcgtcggccagAAAGGGGCTGCCTATCCGAGGCAAGTCGAACGAGGAAGTCGCGACACGGTCGACGTCTGCCGACGATCGAGACTATGACACCAGGTCGCACAGAAAGGGCATGTTTTCCATCGGTGCAGGAGGTTCAGTTCCGGTATCGCGAGAATCTAGTCCGTCTCGGGCCTCTCTGTACTATTCCAAGCCGATGACGCCTGGTGGGGACGCTAACGACCCTTACGCCGCCCACAAACGCCAACCTCCGCCCTCGCATCCTCAACGGGGTCAGATCGACTCAAGATTTGTGTTTTCGCGCAGAAAGAACAAGCACGGGTCTCCGTCTGGCTCAACGTCGAGCTTAGGCCGACCAAGCGACAAGCGACAGTCAGGCCTCCTGGGCAATCTTAAGGGCAACGGCGATGAACTGCAGATTCCTCACGATGATTCGGCCAGTATTTCGGGCAGACAAGGCTCATTCGCGGACCTCAAGAGGTTCTTCAAGGTCGGCGGACATCacaagaaaaagagagaagcctcgccctcgtctgTTCGGTCTGGTGCAAGAACCCCGCCCACGCGAGGGTCGCAACATCAACTCCCTTTTGGAGATGATCACGGACTGTCTTCCAAGTATGGAAAGCTCGGCAGGGTCCTTGGTTCAGGCGCTGGGGGCTCCGTAAGGCTGATGAAGCGGAGTGACGATGGTGTTGTTTTCGCTGTCAAGGAGTTTCGACCCAGACACTCTTACGAAACCGAGAGAGAGTATGTCAAGAAGTTGACGGCCGAATTCTGCGTCGGATCGACTTTGCATCACGGCAATGTCATAGAGACCTTGGACATCCTCCAGGAGAAGGGCAAGTGGTATGAGGTTATGGAGTACGCTCCATATGACCTCTTTGCCTGCGTAATGACAGGCAAAATGACACGTGAGGAAGTCGGCTGCTGCTTCCTGCAGATCCTCAACGGCGTGACATATCTCCACAGCATGGGCCTTGCGCACCGGGATATGAAACTCGACAATGTCGTGGTCAGCGAGCATGGTATTATGAAGATCATCGACTTTGGTAGTGCCCATGTCTTCAAATATCCCTTCGAAAGCGACATTGTGCTTGCTTCTG GCATCGTAGGATCCGATCCTTACCTGGCTCCTGAAGTCTATGACGAGCGAAAGTATGATCCCCAGGCAGTCGACATTTGGTCACTCGCGATCATCTTCTGTTGCATGACCTTGCGAAGATTTCCCTGGAAGGTGCCTCGCATGACAGACAACTCGTTCAAGCTCTTCGCGGCCGAGCCCACACCAGGCCATGACCCAAAAAAGCTCATTATGCCGTCAAAGTCGGCCAACGATCTCGCGGACACTCCACAGAGAGACATGTTTGAGGAAGGCAAACATCAAACACATAAGCATGAGCCAAAAGAGACTGAAGGTCAGGCATCGCAGGGATCCTCGACCCAAGCTCCACCAAACTCGACTCGTGCCGAGGGAcaacagacagacaagaaAGAGGTCATACGGGGCCCTTGGCGAATCTTGCGCCTGCTTCCTCGTGAGTCTCGCCACATTATCGGGCGTATGCTCGAGatcaaggtcaaggagagAGCAACGATGCAAGAGATTCTGGATGAGCCCTGGGTTGCCAACACGGTCATTTGCCAGCAACCTGAGCCAGGCCGTGTGGTCCACGCCGAGGATCACGTCCACACTCTGGAGCCACCACAGCCTCCTAAATAG
- a CDS encoding Survival factor 1: MFKWAQQKLADVAGTQEPIYGPTAIRSVAEEAKTTTHTETTKDDLKWIAADSTSVETQSFYLMGDNGHLGLAQVIYSNVGGIRTTCQFNAKIFYPGKSKPTVWETTQLEHYEVSDDRMSFYADDCAVELSEDGTYYTIKSMNSENAIVNLKVTRTAPGFHAGKTGKTLFGTDLAKPWGTMRHAFWPRCVVEGTITTKEGPVDFTGRAFYVYALQGMKPHHAAAKWNFVDFQGPNFSAVMMEYTTPPSYGSTVVSVGGIAKDGEMIYGGVTQTAAHTKVKNDAVNEWPEPEEIKFTWSGKDKDGKAVDAIIEGPLGERLDRVDVLAEVPGFVKKIVAGTAGTKPYIYQYCPTKTKLTLKLKIGDEEISEEGLCFSEATFISE; encoded by the exons ATGTTCAAGTGGGCGCAACAAAA ACTCGCCGATGTGGCGGGTACCCAGGAGCCGATTTACGGCCCAACAGCCATCAGATCCGTTGCCGAGGAGGCTAAGACAACCACACACACCGAGACCACCAAGGACGACCTGAAATGGATCGCGGCCGACTCGACTTCGGTCGAGACGCAGAGCTTCTACTTGATGGGCGACAACGGACATCTTGGACTGGCTCAGGTCATCTACAGCAATGTTGG AGGCATCCGCACGACTTGTCAGTTCAACGCCAAGATTTTCTATCCTGGGAAGTCGAAGCCCACTGTCTGGGAGACCACGCAGCTCGAACACTACGAGGTCAGCGATGACCGCATGTCCTTCTACGCCGACGActgcgccgtcgagctgTCCGAGGACGGCACCTACTACACGATCAAGAGCATGAACTCGGAGAACGCGATTGTCAATCTCAAGGTCACTCGCACCGCACCAGGATTCCATGCCGGCAAGACGGGCAAGACGCTGTTCGGTACCGACCTGGCAAAGCCTTGGGGAACCATGCGCCACGCCTTTTGGCCGCGatgcgtcgtcgagggcaccATTACCACCAAGGAGGGCCCCGTTGACTTCACAGGCCGCGCGTTTTACGTCTACGCGCTGCAGGGCATGAAGCCTCACCACGCGGCGGCCAAGTGGAACTTTGTCGACTTCCAGGGCCCCAACTTCTCGGCTGTCATGATGGAGTACACCACGCCGCCCTCATATGGTTCAACGGTCGTGAGCGTTGGCGGCATCGCCAAGGATGGCGAGATGATCTACGGCGGCGTCACCCAGACAGCCGCGCATACCAAAGTGAAGAACGACGCTGTCAACGAGTGGCCGGAGCCCGAAGAGATCAAGTTCACGTGGTccggcaaggacaaggacggcaaggctgtcgacgccatcatcgagggccCCTTAGGAGAGCGTCTTGACAGAGTGGACGTTTTGGCCGAGGTTCCAGGCTTCGTCAAGAAGATAGTAGCGGGCACAGCGGGTACCAAGCCTTACATCTACCAG TATTGTCCGACAAAGACCAAGCTTACTTTGAAGCTCAAGATTGGAGACGAGGAAATATCCGAGGAGGGTCTCTGCTTCAGCGAGGCCACTTTTATCTCCGAATAG